From Spirochaetota bacterium:
TCGAGATGAATTTTTCAGAATAACAAAAGTTGATATAATCGATGAATATGATAATGTTTCAAAAGAATTCTATGAAAAGTATGGAAATACAATTCCACTAAAAAAATCTTTATTAAAATCAATGTAAAAGAATATTTTTCTTAAAAAAGCTTCTGGATGATTAATGCCAGAAGCTTTTTTATATTTAAACTAAAGTATTATTTAAAAGGTATAATTTGAAATTTTGTTGTGTTAATTCAGAAAAGATTAAATGTTTTAACAAACAATCACAAAAGAGCTTTGACTTTAAATAATTAATAATTTGTTGACTATAGCTCCCATTATTTCATACCAGTTGAGGTTGAAATTATTATCACTAAAATAAAATTTTTTATAGCACAAATATTTTTAAAAAAAATAGCATCATTAAATAAAATGAATTCATAAAAATGATTTCTGAAAATAAATTTATCATATTGTAAATATTTAAAAAATTTACATTTTTTAATTGACTTATTATATTGCAATAATACAATACACAAAACAAGGTTGTTATGCCCCTGCCTTAGACCTCTTATCATAAGATACACCTTCAACTATTATCGATCATACTGTTCCCTTGAGATTTATTATATATCAAAAATTCATAATGTGTTCGGCATTTAAGTTCTGTTAACTATCATGCAATACATTAATTATTTAGGAGGAAAGTATGAATAAAATTCTGCGTATTAACATGAGTAGTGCTAACGGCCCAGAAATAAAGGAAGAGCCAATAGGCAACTATGCCGGATTGGGTGGTCGTGGTTTAACCTCTGCAATCATATCAAATGAAGTGCCACCGCTCTGCCACCCTCTGGGTGAAGAAAACAAAATTGTTTTTGCTCCCGGACTTTTGAGTGGCACTGCAGCAGCTATGAGTGGGAGAATTTCTGTTGGATGTAAAAGTCCGCTGACAGGCGGCATTAAGGAATCCAATGCAGGTGGGCAGGCTGCACAGGCTTTGGCTCGTTTAGGATATGCTGCGATAGTTCTTGAAGGCAAACCTGCTGGTGAAGATATGTACAGGATATTCATTAATCAGCAGGGTGTGACAATCGAAAAAGATAATGATATCAAGATGCTCCCAAATTATGACCTAATCGATAAAATGAAGAAAAAATATGGCGACAAGATAGCCTGTATTTCTATAGGGCCAGCGGGTGAGATGAAAATGTCAGCAGCTTCAATAGCTATTACCGACATGGAAGTGCGACCAACACGCCATGCAGGTAGAGGAGGAGTTGGCGCTGTGATGGGTTCAAAAGGTGTTAAGGTGATAGTGATTGATGAAACAGGATTAAAAAACAGAGAACCCAAAGATCCTGAAAAATTCAGAGAAGCAAATAAACGCTGGGTTGACGGTTTGAAGAAACATCCTGTGACTGGGCAGGGATTGCCAGCGTATGGTACAAATGTTTTGGCAAATATTATCAATGAAGCTGGTGCCTATCCTACCAATAACTTTAGTAAAGGACAGTTTGAAGGTGTTTCAAAAATCAGTGGTGAAACGTGTGCTGAGCTAGAAACCAAGCGTGGAGGTGTTGCTACCCATGGCTGCCACAGAGGCTGTGTTATACAGTGTTCGGGAATATATGTTGATAAAAAAGGCAATTATGTAACAAAGCAACCTGAGTACGAAACAGTGTGGGCACATGGTGCAAACTGTGGAATTGATGATTTAGATGTGATAGCAACTCTTGATTACTGGGATGATAATTATGGGCTCGATACAATAGAAATGGGTGCAACGATAGCTGTTGCTATGGAAGCAGGACTTGCAAAGTTTGGCGATGGGAAAGCAGCTATTAAGCTAATTCATGAAGTTGGCAAAGGTACACCTTTGGGAAGGATTCTTGGGAATGGTGCTGCGTTTACTGCAAAAGCGTTTGGTATTGAACGTGCACCGGTTGTCAAAGGACAGGCGATGCCAGCGTATGATCCACGTGCAGTTCAGGGCATTGGGGTGACCTATGCTACCAGCACAATGGGTGCCGATCACACTGCCGGATATGCAATTGCAACCAATATACTCAAAGTTGGTGGATTTGTGGATCCGCTTAAGCCAGAAGGTCAGATAGAATTATCACGCAATTTACAGATAGCAACAGCAGCAATAGATTCAACGGGTATGTGCTTATTTATTGCTTTTGCAATTATGGATCAACCAGAAACATTTCAAGCTATGCTTGATCTTATCAATGCATTCTATGGATGGGATTTGAAAGATTCTGATGTTGTTGAACTGGGTAAAAAAGTATTAAAGATGGAAAGAGATTTTAATGCCCGTGCTGGATTTACAAAATCCCATGATCGGTTGCCTCTTTACTTCAGAAAAGAAAGAATAGCACCACACAACGTAGTATTTGAAGTTAAAGATGAGGAACTGGATCAGGTATTTAATTGGTAAAAATAAAATACAGAGACTACCTATTATAATTGTATAGGTTGTCTCTGTATTATAATGTAAATTTCGAATATATAATGGAATCGGAAAGATATCTTACTCTAAACATGGAAATTCCATCTGCTATAATAAATATATTTACTCCTATTTTACAACGAGGGTTTTATGTTGAATCAGTTGTTGGTATTTCGGTTATGGAATTTCTACTCAATTTTGGTCTGGAAAAGGAATACATACATAATAATATAAAAACAGTATTTTTAAACAGTAAACCGGTAGATGATCTTAATAATGCTATTATAAACGATAATTCAACATTATCATTATCCGGAGCAATGCCAGGACTGGTTGGAGCTGTCATGCGAATCAATAGCCCTTTTCAGTCTTTCAGAATGAGTATATCACATACCACGTCAGACAATGAACAGACACATTCAACTAAACGTACAGGATTGTTAAATATAAAGCTCTTTAACACGGTATTATCGAATACTGCAAATCTTTTTATACAGAATGGTTTTCTTGTAGATAGGGAAGCATTGCTATCGCTTATTTATAATAATAAAAAAGATTTTAAGAAAATGATTATCCGCTCTAATGGTAATAGATTAAATTATGATGATATATGTAAATTACTTTCCAAGCATCGTGATAATGTAATAAAAGTCAAAGGGATAGTGATTGAGTAATATGGTGGTGACAATTAAATTATTTGCTTCATTGCAAAAAGGGCGTTTTGAAGTAAAAGAGTTTACAGTTGATAAACCGCTTACAGTAGATGATATCCGTAAAATGCTGAAAATTTCAAAAAATGAAAAACTAGTTATTCTTATTAATGGCAAACATGCTGAGTTGCATCATAAACTGAAGGATAAGGATGTTATTGCAATTTTTCCACAAATAGGTGGAGGATAATTGTATTTATTTATGTTTATGCAGTAATTCAATCCCACCAATATCCATAATTAAAAAGCGATGAGGATCAAGTCCCTTTTCAGCAATTTTTCTTTTAAGGTCAAGAGCAGGGAAACCGGGTGGTTCTTCGCCAAGTGCAAACGTTCCCCATTGGGTGGGGATGAAATATTTTGCACCAAGGTCATCAAACGCCATGAGTGCTTCATCAACATTCATGTGGACATAGTGCATAAACCATCGTGGATGATATGCTGTTGTAGGAAGCAATGCATAATCAATTTTTGGGAAACGTTTTCCATATTCGCGGTAACCAATAAAATAACCACTATCCCCTGCAATATATATTGTAAGTTGAGGAGATATCAGCATATAACTTGCCCATAAAGTACTATTAGTTGATTGTGAAACACGTTTTGACCAATGTTGTTTAGGAAGAGAAATTATTTTGAATTTGTCACTTATTGAAAATTCCTGCCACCAATCAAGCTCCACTACATTATTGCGTCCAAGTGAAATAAAATAATCCTTCAATCCCAGTGGAACATAGAATACTGCATGGGGAGGTAACTGTTTTATGCTATCTTCATCAAGATGGTCATAGTGGTTATGGGTTATTATAACATTAATCTTTGTTGTTAATTGTTTGAGTTCATTTATTGATATTCCAGGTGGAGTTACGCGTTTTGGGAGCAGTGCTCTGTCAGAAAAAATTGGGTCAACAATAAAGTAGGTTCCATCTATTCTAAATAGAAAAGTGTTATGACCAACCCACATAATGAAATCGGAATCACCAAGAGCTTGTATTCGTTCAAGTGGATTGGCTAAAACTTTTGGTAGGTAACTTTTCTCCTGGTCGGTGTAAGAGTTGGCATTTTTTGTAAATTTCCATTCCAAAAAATTAAAGAAGTTTCTGTCTTTCATGGGCATCCATGGATTGAAATATTTTCCATTTGTAACGTGTGGGGCGTATAACAATGAGGGATTGGTGTTTTTAACCTGGCTGTGCCATTTTTCTTCTGAAAAATCTTTATTTGATGATGAGCAAGATAAAAGCATACCCCCTAAAAGAATATATGATATTATATGTGGAATGTATTGTTTCATTAACTTTAATAGTATGTGATATATTCAATAATCATTTTATCAAATTTATAGTAAAATAAGTGTAAAAAGTTACAAAATAATAATGATAGTTTAAAGAAAATAAAGCGTTACCACGTTAGTAATGGTAACGCTTTATGGGCTGATATAGGGAGCTACGATTTGTTGCTACCCATAGAAAGGCAACAACTTATTGTTTTTGATTATATTCTTTTCAGAAAATATTTGAAACATATTGAAAATTTTTTGCAAAATTGAAATTGAACATTGAATCTTTTCCTGTGTTAAATGTTTAATAACTATCTCCCTGTTAATAAATTGTAAATCATAATGTATAACGAGCTTAGGATGAGTATACTCAACATTATCAACGCCTAAAAGGCTTTTAATATTCATTAGCTGATTTTC
This genomic window contains:
- a CDS encoding MBL fold metallo-hydrolase, whose translation is MLLSCSSSNKDFSEEKWHSQVKNTNPSLLYAPHVTNGKYFNPWMPMKDRNFFNFLEWKFTKNANSYTDQEKSYLPKVLANPLERIQALGDSDFIMWVGHNTFLFRIDGTYFIVDPIFSDRALLPKRVTPPGISINELKQLTTKINVIITHNHYDHLDEDSIKQLPPHAVFYVPLGLKDYFISLGRNNVVELDWWQEFSISDKFKIISLPKQHWSKRVSQSTNSTLWASYMLISPQLTIYIAGDSGYFIGYREYGKRFPKIDYALLPTTAYHPRWFMHYVHMNVDEALMAFDDLGAKYFIPTQWGTFALGEEPPGFPALDLKRKIAEKGLDPHRFLIMDIGGIELLHKHK
- a CDS encoding aldehyde ferredoxin oxidoreductase — encoded protein: MNKILRINMSSANGPEIKEEPIGNYAGLGGRGLTSAIISNEVPPLCHPLGEENKIVFAPGLLSGTAAAMSGRISVGCKSPLTGGIKESNAGGQAAQALARLGYAAIVLEGKPAGEDMYRIFINQQGVTIEKDNDIKMLPNYDLIDKMKKKYGDKIACISIGPAGEMKMSAASIAITDMEVRPTRHAGRGGVGAVMGSKGVKVIVIDETGLKNREPKDPEKFREANKRWVDGLKKHPVTGQGLPAYGTNVLANIINEAGAYPTNNFSKGQFEGVSKISGETCAELETKRGGVATHGCHRGCVIQCSGIYVDKKGNYVTKQPEYETVWAHGANCGIDDLDVIATLDYWDDNYGLDTIEMGATIAVAMEAGLAKFGDGKAAIKLIHEVGKGTPLGRILGNGAAFTAKAFGIERAPVVKGQAMPAYDPRAVQGIGVTYATSTMGADHTAGYAIATNILKVGGFVDPLKPEGQIELSRNLQIATAAIDSTGMCLFIAFAIMDQPETFQAMLDLINAFYGWDLKDSDVVELGKKVLKMERDFNARAGFTKSHDRLPLYFRKERIAPHNVVFEVKDEELDQVFNW
- a CDS encoding MoaD/ThiS family protein; this translates as MVVTIKLFASLQKGRFEVKEFTVDKPLTVDDIRKMLKISKNEKLVILINGKHAELHHKLKDKDVIAIFPQIGGG